Within the Candidatus Cloacimonadota bacterium genome, the region AGGTTTGAGAAAAATCTGCGGGAAGGTTCTTATCGTCAGCGGAGAATTCATCTTTATTACCCGGAACAGAATTTAAGTTATTATTTGAATTATGCTCGCAGACAGAAAAAATTCAAAGAAAAGAAAATGGAAATTCCGGAAAATACGCAGGATATTTTAAGTGCTTTTTACTGGTTCAGGAATCAGGATTTAAAAGTTGGTGATCGATTCACGATCAATGTTACTGCTGATGGTTTTAATTATCCGGCGGATGTAATTGTTCACAGGAAAGAAAAGATCAAGACAATTTTCGGTAAAATAGATTGTTTCGTCGTTGAGCCAATTTTAGAAGGAGAAGCGATCTTCAAACAAACTGCAAAAATTTACATCTGGCTTACAGCAGACGAGTACAAAATCCCGGTCAAATTGCAGAGTAAGATCATTTTCGGAAGTTTCAAAGCGATCCTGAAAGATGCGGAAAATGTGCCCTATAAAAAAAAGTAGTTATTATTACGAACTTCCTCCTGAATTGATCGCTCAATTTCCTTTAAAAAACAGATCGGAATCAAGACTTCTTTTTCTTAATAAAAAAACCGGTCGAGTTGAGCATCATAAATTTTCCAAAATCATCGATTTTCTGCAACCTTCGGATATTCTTGTTTTAAATAAAACCAAAGTTATTCCTGCTCGTTTATTTGGAAGAAAGGCAACCGGAGCAAAAGTCGAAATTTTTCTTTTGAATCAAAAATCTGAAAATATCTGGGAATGTCTGGTCAAACCCGGGAAACGACTTCCTGAAAACACAACTGTTGAATTTAATGAAAATCTCAAATGTAAAATCCTGAAAAAAACAGAAGGAGGAAATCGGATAGTAGAGTTTGAAAAGCAAGGAAATTTCTGGAATATTTTGGAACAGATCGGAAAAATGCCTCTTCCTCCCTACATCAAAAGAGGATCCATCGAAAAAGATAAAGAAACTTACCAGACAGTTTATGCTCAAGAAAAAGGTTCGGTTGCAGCTCCAACTGCGGGTTTGCATTTCACGGAAGAACTTCTGAAAAAGATCAGGCAAAAAGGAATTGAAATTTTTGAAGTCATTCTACATGTTGGTTT harbors:
- a CDS encoding DUF3108 domain-containing protein, with amino-acid sequence MKKIIILIILLFSLNAFAFQIGEKLTFKIKYGMITAGEATLEINETVYHDSIECYYIKSLAKTNSFFDKIYKVRDKIESIWDKKKLVSYRFEKNLREGSYRQRRIHLYYPEQNLSYYLNYARRQKKFKEKKMEIPENTQDILSAFYWFRNQDLKVGDRFTINVTADGFNYPADVIVHRKEKIKTIFGKIDCFVVEPILEGEAIFKQTAKIYIWLTADEYKIPVKLQSKIIFGSFKAILKDAENVPYKKK
- the queA gene encoding tRNA preQ1(34) S-adenosylmethionine ribosyltransferase-isomerase QueA, whose amino-acid sequence is MKKSSYYYELPPELIAQFPLKNRSESRLLFLNKKTGRVEHHKFSKIIDFLQPSDILVLNKTKVIPARLFGRKATGAKVEIFLLNQKSENIWECLVKPGKRLPENTTVEFNENLKCKILKKTEGGNRIVEFEKQGNFWNILEQIGKMPLPPYIKRGSIEKDKETYQTVYAQEKGSVAAPTAGLHFTEELLKKIRQKGIEIFEVILHVGLGTFRPVKTENIDEHKMHSEHCRISKETANKINKAKKEKRRIIAVGTTTTRTLESFAENGVLRSGSHWTDIFIYPGKKIQIIDGLITNFHMPESTLLMLVSAFAGYENIMNAYKIAVREKYRFFSYGDAMLIL